The Mycolicibacterium mageritense genome contains a region encoding:
- a CDS encoding cation:proton antiporter yields MLLSLLAVSVVLAAWSLLSRGLERLRLTAPMVLVLAGVAVGFTTQDVLAVTLNTDTAQHAAEIILAVLLFVDATDVRGGFFGADPRSALRMLLIAMPIGLAVSVLLGLWLLPGQPWAVLLVIACVVIPIDFAPASSLLRDPQIPERVRGLLNVEAGYNDGIVSPIFLFAVTLAADHTHAETPLDALGHAVPEALKALLAGVVVGAGLAMLTNAAERHELMTSQAKRLILVTAPLLAFGSSLGIGGNGFVSAFVCGIAFNYFRSSAGFRTELELVDDVGFLLAAVMWFVFGLTAVVALGFGVPLGLVLFCLLVLTVARVVPVLLAMLGSRVSWRERLLLGWLGPRGTTSIVFGLLAFNALEGVAEHTVALVMVVAVLGSVVIHGVGAPAAVRAYQRSQTKLAP; encoded by the coding sequence GTGCTGTTGTCGCTCCTTGCGGTTTCGGTCGTACTGGCTGCATGGTCACTGCTGTCGCGTGGGCTCGAGCGGCTGCGGTTGACCGCACCGATGGTGTTGGTGCTCGCCGGGGTCGCGGTGGGATTCACCACACAGGACGTCCTGGCAGTCACGCTGAACACCGACACCGCGCAGCACGCGGCCGAGATCATCCTCGCGGTGCTGCTGTTCGTCGACGCCACCGATGTGCGCGGCGGCTTCTTCGGCGCTGATCCTCGGTCGGCGCTGCGGATGCTGCTCATCGCGATGCCGATCGGCCTCGCGGTATCGGTGCTGCTGGGTCTGTGGTTGCTGCCCGGTCAGCCGTGGGCGGTGCTGCTGGTCATCGCGTGCGTGGTGATCCCGATCGACTTCGCGCCGGCATCGTCGCTGCTGCGCGATCCGCAGATCCCAGAACGCGTGCGCGGCCTGCTCAACGTCGAGGCCGGCTACAACGACGGCATCGTGTCACCGATCTTCCTGTTCGCCGTCACGTTGGCCGCCGACCACACGCATGCCGAGACCCCGCTCGACGCGCTGGGGCATGCCGTGCCGGAGGCCCTCAAGGCGCTCCTGGCGGGCGTTGTGGTCGGCGCAGGACTGGCGATGCTGACCAATGCGGCCGAACGGCACGAGCTCATGACGAGTCAGGCCAAACGGCTGATCCTGGTGACGGCACCGCTGCTGGCGTTCGGATCGAGCCTCGGCATCGGCGGCAACGGCTTCGTCTCGGCCTTCGTGTGCGGCATCGCGTTCAACTACTTTCGCTCGTCTGCCGGATTTCGCACCGAACTCGAGCTCGTCGACGATGTCGGATTCCTGCTCGCGGCCGTGATGTGGTTCGTGTTCGGCCTCACCGCAGTGGTGGCGCTCGGCTTCGGGGTACCGCTCGGGCTGGTGCTGTTCTGCCTGCTCGTGCTGACCGTTGCGCGAGTGGTCCCGGTACTGCTGGCCATGCTCGGCTCCCGCGTGAGCTGGCGGGAAAGGCTGCTGCTGGGCTGGTTGGGGCCCCGCGGGACGACGTCGATCGTGTTCGGTCTGCTGGCGTTCAACGCGCTGGAAGGGGTGGCCGAGCACACCGTGGCGTTGGTCATGGTGGTCGCGGTGCTGGGCAGCGTCGTCATCCACGGAGTCGGCGCACCCGCGGCTGTCCGCGCCTATCAACGATCACAAACTAAACTGGCTCCGTGA
- a CDS encoding VOC family protein, with protein MTLSVEMITFDCADPDTLAGWWAQAVDGSLNAFAPGEFVLVQRPDGPNLGFQRVPDPTPGKNRVHLDFHAADMEAEVARLVGLGATETGRHDFGDEFRWVVLADPAGNAFCIAGE; from the coding sequence ATGACGCTCTCCGTGGAAATGATCACATTCGACTGCGCGGATCCCGACACGCTCGCCGGCTGGTGGGCACAGGCCGTCGACGGTTCGTTAAATGCTTTTGCGCCAGGCGAATTCGTCCTCGTGCAGCGGCCTGACGGCCCCAACCTCGGCTTCCAGCGGGTGCCCGATCCGACGCCGGGCAAGAACCGCGTGCACCTCGACTTCCATGCGGCCGACATGGAGGCCGAAGTGGCCCGGCTGGTCGGTTTGGGCGCCACCGAAACCGGCAGGCATGACTTCGGTGACGAGTTCCGTTGGGTGGTGCTGGCCGACCCGGCGGGCAACGCGTTCTGTATCGCCGGGGAGTAG
- a CDS encoding nuclear transport factor 2 family protein: MTDTTHRTFSAELWAAFWAAPDPVRVGDVLAPDIVGYWPGDPTPVRGLPAYVGKIAELVAAIPDLTVTLLDSATVPGNAPGEELVYLHYVGRGTGPDGPVAIRGLDRVRTRDGLVVENVIRYDRDEL; encoded by the coding sequence ATGACTGACACCACGCACAGAACATTCAGCGCCGAGCTGTGGGCGGCGTTCTGGGCGGCACCCGATCCGGTCCGGGTCGGTGACGTGCTCGCCCCCGACATCGTCGGCTACTGGCCCGGAGATCCCACGCCGGTACGCGGGCTGCCTGCCTACGTCGGCAAGATCGCCGAACTCGTCGCCGCCATCCCCGACCTCACGGTCACGCTGCTCGACAGCGCGACCGTTCCGGGCAACGCGCCCGGCGAAGAGCTCGTCTATCTGCACTATGTAGGCCGCGGCACAGGCCCGGACGGACCGGTCGCGATCCGCGGCCTCGACCGGGTCCGCACCCGCGACGGCCTGGTGGTCGAGAACGTCATCCGCTACGACCGCGACGAACTCTAG